A stretch of Helicobacter pylori DNA encodes these proteins:
- a CDS encoding ribonuclease HII, with protein sequence MTLGIDEAGRGCLAGSLFVAGVVCSDQTALEFLEMGLKDSKKLSPKKRFFLEDKIKTHDEVGFFVVKKSANEIDHLGLGACLKLAIQEIVENGCSLANEIKIDGNTAFGLNKRYPNIQPIIKGDETIAQIAMASVLAKAFKDREMLELHALFKEYGWDKNCGYGTKQHIEAIIKLGATPFHRRSFTLKNRILNPKPLEVEQRLI encoded by the coding sequence TCGCTTTTTGTGGCTGGGGTGGTGTGTAGTGACCAAACAGCCTTAGAATTTCTAGAAATGGGGCTTAAGGATAGCAAAAAGCTCAGCCCCAAAAAGCGCTTTTTCTTGGAAGATAAAATCAAAACGCATGATGAGGTGGGGTTTTTCGTGGTTAAAAAAAGCGCGAATGAAATTGATCATTTGGGCTTGGGGGCGTGTTTGAAGCTCGCTATTCAAGAAATTGTAGAAAATGGTTGCTCTTTAGCCAATGAAATAAAGATAGACGGCAACACGGCGTTTGGCTTGAATAAACGCTACCCTAACATACAACCCATCATCAAGGGCGATGAAACAATCGCTCAAATCGCTATGGCGTCTGTTTTGGCGAAAGCCTTTAAGGACAGAGAAATGCTAGAACTGCACGCTTTGTTTAAAGAATACGGCTGGGATAAGAATTGCGGGTATGGGACTAAGCAGCATATAGAAGCGATCATTAAGCTAGGGGCTACGCCTTTTCATCGGCGTAGCTTCACGCTTAAAAACCGCATCTTAAATCCCAAACCCTTAGAGGTGGAACAACGCCTTATTTAA
- a CDS encoding ATP-binding protein, whose product MPLSCLHPFGPFETPKEPALNNPLSSPPSSDKICLLGPMKSGKTTFALKLAKDFKNPVYLNYNDMRLNKNILSSWLLKWHLEKKMDLLILDNIERLDFSLPKLPKIILIPNYLSPITAPDFSLRYALGLDFKEYTSFFKPNTPKNTLFNRFLRDGNALDSLFIENEQEKILKKQENIKLVFQAYAPLMAKICTHQSKFVSAFYLYTQLKKELKTSKDTLYKLLHALENQRIIFLSPSFENHKTKLYLCDFALPYSLTPSPSLLNIFENMVFLELYKQFPNYELYSHDNGIFILCKNSTNKLALIAHAFPTPHFLEKQLSWCHKHGFLNIVVVSINAPISATNPPYKHLNFIDFSLDIQSILV is encoded by the coding sequence ATGCCCCTTTCTTGCTTGCACCCTTTTGGGCCTTTTGAAACCCCTAAAGAGCCGGCTTTAAACAACCCGCTTTCAAGCCCGCCTTCAAGCGATAAAATCTGTCTTTTAGGGCCGATGAAATCCGGTAAAACCACTTTCGCCCTCAAACTAGCGAAGGATTTTAAAAACCCTGTCTATCTCAATTACAATGACATGCGTTTGAATAAAAACATTCTAAGCTCATGGCTCTTAAAATGGCATTTGGAAAAGAAAATGGACTTGCTCATTTTAGACAATATAGAGCGCTTGGATTTCAGCCTGCCCAAGCTTCCCAAAATCATTCTTATCCCTAATTATTTAAGCCCCATAACAGCGCCAGACTTTAGCTTGCGCTATGCGTTAGGGTTGGATTTCAAAGAATACACCAGCTTTTTCAAGCCCAACACCCCTAAAAACACCCTGTTTAACCGCTTTTTAAGAGACGGCAACGCTTTAGATTCGCTTTTTATAGAAAACGAACAGGAAAAAATCCTAAAAAAACAAGAAAATATCAAACTAGTCTTTCAAGCTTACGCCCCCTTAATGGCTAAAATCTGCACGCATCAATCTAAGTTTGTGAGCGCTTTTTATCTTTATACGCAACTCAAAAAAGAGCTTAAAACCTCTAAAGACACCCTTTATAAATTGTTACACGCGCTAGAAAACCAGCGCATCATTTTTTTATCCCCCAGTTTTGAAAACCATAAAACCAAATTGTATCTGTGCGATTTTGCTTTACCTTATAGCCTAACTCCCAGCCCCTCGCTTTTAAATATTTTTGAAAACATGGTTTTTTTAGAGCTTTACAAGCAATTCCCAAACTACGAGCTTTACTCCCATGATAATGGGATTTTTATTTTGTGCAAAAATTCTACCAACAAGCTCGCCCTCATCGCCCACGCTTTCCCCACGCCCCATTTTTTAGAAAAACAGCTTTCTTGGTGCCACAAACATGGGTTTTTAAATATCGTGGTGGTTTCTATCAACGCCCCTATTTCAGCAACCAATCCCCCCTACAAACACCTTAATTTCATTGATTTTTCTTTGGATATTCAATCTATTTTGGTATAA
- the rpsJ gene encoding 30S ribosomal protein S10, with amino-acid sequence MEKIRLKLKAYDHRVLDRSVVAIVEAVKRSGSEIRGPIPLPTKNKRYTVLRSPHVNKDSREQFEIRVYSRLIDIISATPETVDSLMKLDLAPEVDVEVTSMETK; translated from the coding sequence ATGGAAAAAATCAGGTTGAAGCTCAAAGCTTATGACCATAGAGTGCTGGATCGCTCTGTTGTGGCTATCGTGGAAGCCGTAAAGCGTTCAGGTTCTGAAATTAGAGGGCCTATCCCTTTACCGACTAAGAATAAGCGTTACACCGTTTTACGCTCCCCGCATGTCAATAAGGATTCAAGAGAGCAGTTTGAGATTAGGGTTTATAGCCGATTGATTGACATTATTTCGGCCACCCCAGAAACCGTGGATAGCTTGATGAAGTTGGATTTAGCTCCTGAAGTGGATGTAGAAGTAACTTCTATGGAAACGAAGTAG
- the rplC gene encoding 50S ribosomal protein L3 — protein MEFLVQKIGMSRTIDANSTPVTLLKVLQAKVCQLENGKALVAYAMHKKHNKAIEGQQKKYQLSKEFNHFATLKASQQQELGDLDLSALETLKRVKASFKTKGRGFAGVMKRWNFQGGPAAHGSRFHRRPGSIGNREWPGRVQKGRKMAGHYGNELVTCQNEVLSFDKESMVLVLKGSVAGFSGAYGRIRAV, from the coding sequence ATGGAATTTTTAGTTCAAAAGATAGGCATGAGCCGCACCATTGATGCTAACAGCACGCCTGTAACCTTGCTTAAAGTCTTGCAAGCGAAGGTGTGCCAGCTAGAAAATGGGAAAGCTTTAGTCGCCTATGCGATGCATAAAAAACACAATAAGGCGATTGAAGGCCAGCAAAAGAAATACCAGCTCAGCAAAGAGTTCAACCATTTCGCTACCTTAAAAGCTTCCCAACAACAAGAGTTGGGCGATTTGGATTTGAGCGCTTTAGAAACGCTTAAAAGGGTTAAAGCGAGCTTTAAAACGAAGGGAAGAGGCTTTGCGGGGGTGATGAAGCGTTGGAATTTCCAAGGCGGGCCTGCAGCGCATGGGAGCCGTTTCCATCGCCGCCCTGGTTCTATTGGTAACAGAGAATGGCCAGGAAGAGTGCAAAAGGGTAGGAAAATGGCAGGGCATTATGGCAATGAGCTAGTTACTTGCCAAAACGAGGTGCTCTCTTTTGATAAAGAAAGTATGGTGTTAGTGCTAAAGGGTTCAGTGGCCGGCTTTTCTGGGGCTTATGGACGCATTAGAGCGGTATAA
- the rplD gene encoding 50S ribosomal protein L4, with protein sequence MSKAIVLDSHLKEKGSVELPKRYEGINSHNLYLYVKHYLSSVRANTAKSKNRAEVSGGGRKPWAQKGGGRARAGSITSPVFVGGGVSHGATNNRNYNLKINKKQKRLALEYALEEKAQANKLFVVEKIAIKGVAEDNKRKHLTKEANQMFQALEQRDTLFVCMNMDEYTELAFSNLKKCLVIDVSELNAYLLAAFSSVVMEEAAFQHVVQDKTEE encoded by the coding sequence ATGAGTAAGGCCATCGTTTTAGACAGCCATTTGAAAGAAAAGGGTAGCGTGGAGTTACCTAAAAGATATGAGGGTATTAACAGCCATAACCTCTATCTTTATGTGAAACATTATTTATCTTCTGTGCGCGCTAATACCGCTAAAAGTAAAAACCGCGCTGAAGTGAGCGGGGGCGGTAGGAAGCCTTGGGCGCAAAAAGGGGGCGGAAGAGCCAGAGCAGGGAGCATCACTTCGCCTGTGTTTGTGGGTGGGGGTGTCTCTCATGGGGCTACGAACAACCGCAACTACAACCTTAAAATCAATAAAAAACAAAAACGCCTGGCTTTAGAATACGCTTTAGAAGAAAAAGCGCAAGCGAACAAGCTTTTTGTGGTGGAAAAAATCGCTATAAAAGGCGTGGCTGAAGACAATAAAAGAAAGCATTTGACTAAAGAAGCCAACCAAATGTTCCAGGCTTTGGAGCAACGAGACACTTTGTTTGTGTGCATGAACATGGACGAATACACCGAGTTAGCCTTTAGTAACCTTAAAAAATGCCTTGTTATTGATGTGAGCGAGTTAAACGCTTATCTTTTGGCGGCGTTTAGCTCTGTGGTGATGGAAGAAGCGGCGTTTCAGCATGTGGTGCAAGATAAGACAGAGGAGTAA
- a CDS encoding 50S ribosomal protein L23 — MADIMDIKSILYTEKSLGLQEKGVLVVQTAQHVTKNQLKEVFKTYFGFEPLKINSLKQEGKVKRFRGKLGQRKSFKKFYVKVPEGASIAALGA, encoded by the coding sequence ATGGCAGACATCATGGATATAAAGTCAATTCTTTACACTGAAAAGTCATTAGGATTGCAAGAAAAAGGCGTTTTAGTGGTCCAAACGGCTCAACATGTAACCAAAAACCAGCTCAAAGAAGTGTTTAAAACTTACTTTGGCTTTGAGCCTTTGAAAATCAATTCTTTGAAACAAGAGGGTAAGGTGAAACGCTTTAGAGGGAAGCTTGGACAAAGAAAGTCGTTTAAGAAATTTTATGTGAAAGTTCCAGAGGGCGCTAGCATTGCCGCCCTTGGCGCGTAG
- the rplB gene encoding 50S ribosomal protein L2, giving the protein MAIKTYKPYTPSRRFMSVLDSKDITAKSSVKGLLTKLKATAGRNNNGRITSRHKERGAKKLYRIIDFKRNKYNIEGKVAAIEYDPYRNARIALVVYPDGDKRYILQPSGLKVGDSVIAAEGGLDIKVGFAMKLKNIPIGTVVHNIEMHPGAGGQLARSAGMSAQIMGRENKYTIIRMPSSEMRYILSECMASVGVVGNEDFINVSIGKAGRNRHRGIRPQTRGSAMNPVDHPHGGGEGKTGTSGHPVSPWGTPAKGYKTRKKKASDKLIISRKKHK; this is encoded by the coding sequence ATGGCGATTAAAACTTATAAGCCCTACACCCCAAGCAGACGCTTCATGTCGGTGTTGGACTCTAAAGACATTACCGCAAAAAGCAGTGTCAAAGGCTTACTCACTAAGCTTAAAGCGACAGCAGGGAGAAACAATAACGGGCGCATCACCAGCCGCCACAAAGAGAGAGGGGCTAAAAAACTCTATCGCATTATTGATTTCAAGCGCAACAAATACAACATTGAAGGGAAAGTGGCTGCGATTGAGTATGATCCTTACAGAAACGCGCGCATCGCTCTTGTGGTCTATCCTGATGGGGACAAACGCTATATTTTACAGCCAAGCGGTTTGAAAGTGGGCGATAGCGTTATCGCTGCTGAAGGCGGTTTGGATATTAAAGTGGGCTTTGCGATGAAGTTGAAAAATATCCCTATAGGAACGGTGGTGCATAATATTGAAATGCATCCAGGGGCTGGCGGGCAATTAGCCAGAAGCGCTGGGATGAGCGCTCAAATCATGGGTAGGGAAAATAAATACACCATTATTAGAATGCCAAGCTCTGAAATGCGCTACATTCTAAGCGAATGCATGGCGAGTGTTGGCGTGGTAGGGAACGAGGATTTTATCAATGTCTCTATCGGTAAGGCAGGGCGTAACCGCCACAGAGGGATTCGCCCACAAACTCGTGGGAGCGCGATGAACCCAGTGGATCACCCGCATGGTGGGGGTGAGGGTAAAACAGGGACAAGCGGTCATCCTGTATCGCCTTGGGGCACTCCAGCTAAGGGCTATAAAACTAGAAAGAAAAAAGCTAGCGACAAGCTCATCATTTCCAGAAAGAAACATAAATAA
- the rpsS gene encoding 30S ribosomal protein S19: protein MSRSIKKGPFIDDHLMKKTLKAKEGKDNRPIKTWSRRSTILPEMIGFTYNVHNGRVFVPVYITENHVGYKLGEFAPTRTFKGHKGSVQKKIGK from the coding sequence ATGTCTAGGTCAATTAAAAAGGGTCCTTTTATAGACGACCACTTGATGAAAAAAACGCTCAAGGCAAAAGAGGGTAAGGATAACCGCCCGATTAAAACATGGTCTAGAAGAAGCACCATTTTGCCTGAAATGATTGGTTTTACTTATAATGTGCATAACGGAAGGGTTTTTGTCCCTGTGTATATCACAGAAAACCATGTGGGTTATAAGTTAGGGGAATTCGCTCCTACAAGAACTTTTAAAGGGCACAAAGGCAGTGTCCAAAAAAAGATTGGCAAGTAA
- the rplV gene encoding 50S ribosomal protein L22, with product MSKALLRFVRLSPTKARLIARQIQGMNAELAIASLEFTPNKAARVLSKVVASAVANGSLDAKSALIVSCRVDAGPVLRRSIPRAKGRATAIRKPTSHVFVEVAEGKEMKSSKSHKKNQAEGK from the coding sequence ATGAGTAAAGCGTTATTAAGATTTGTGCGGTTATCTCCTACTAAAGCCAGATTGATTGCAAGACAGATCCAAGGCATGAACGCTGAATTAGCGATCGCTAGTTTGGAATTTACGCCCAATAAAGCGGCCAGAGTGCTTTCAAAAGTGGTGGCTTCTGCGGTCGCTAACGGCTCTTTAGACGCCAAGAGTGCTCTGATTGTTTCTTGCAGAGTGGATGCTGGCCCTGTGCTTAGGCGCTCCATTCCAAGGGCTAAAGGCAGAGCCACAGCCATTAGAAAGCCAACATCTCATGTATTCGTAGAAGTAGCAGAAGGGAAAGAAATGAAATCTTCTAAAAGCCATAAAAAAAATCAAGCAGAAGGTAAGTAG
- the rpsC gene encoding 30S ribosomal protein S3, giving the protein MGQKVNPVGLRLGINRNWTSRWFPSARTAPSNIDEDNKIRKFLKKELYYAGVSEIVIERAAKKLRVTVVAARPGLIIGKKGVDIEKVKEGLKTLIKKEVSINIKEVKRPQADAQLAAENVATQLEKRVAFRRAMKKVMQAALKSGAKGIKVRVSGRLAGAEIARTEWYMEGRVPLHTLRAKIDYGFAEAMTVYGIIGVKVWIFKGEVLQKGIQFEKKEEAKEEREPRRSRRGRQ; this is encoded by the coding sequence ATGGGACAAAAAGTTAATCCGGTAGGTTTAAGATTAGGTATTAATAGGAATTGGACTTCCAGATGGTTCCCTAGCGCTCGCACCGCTCCAAGCAATATTGATGAAGACAATAAGATTAGGAAATTTCTTAAAAAAGAGCTTTATTACGCTGGCGTGAGCGAGATTGTGATTGAAAGAGCGGCTAAAAAACTGCGCGTTACGGTTGTAGCGGCTCGCCCAGGGCTTATCATTGGTAAAAAAGGCGTGGATATTGAAAAGGTCAAAGAAGGCCTAAAAACGCTCATCAAAAAAGAAGTCTCCATTAATATTAAAGAAGTCAAACGCCCCCAAGCTGACGCCCAATTAGCCGCAGAAAATGTAGCCACCCAATTAGAAAAAAGGGTCGCTTTCCGCCGTGCGATGAAAAAGGTCATGCAAGCGGCGTTAAAATCCGGCGCTAAAGGGATCAAGGTACGCGTTTCTGGCCGTTTAGCAGGGGCTGAAATCGCTCGCACCGAATGGTATATGGAAGGGCGCGTGCCTTTACACACTTTAAGGGCTAAGATTGATTACGGCTTTGCTGAAGCGATGACGGTATATGGTATTATTGGCGTGAAAGTGTGGATTTTCAAAGGGGAAGTTTTGCAAAAAGGCATCCAATTTGAGAAAAAAGAAGAGGCTAAAGAAGAAAGAGAGCCTAGAAGAAGCAGAAGAGGGAGGCAATAA
- the rplP gene encoding 50S ribosomal protein L16 — MLMPKRTKYRKQMKGRNRGKAHRGNSIAFGDIAIKAIEHGRIDSRQIESARVAMTRHIKRAGKVWIRVFPDKPLTAKPLETRMGKGKGSVEKWVMNIKPGRIVYEMLGIEEGLAREALALAQSKLPFKTKIVTCESENEIY; from the coding sequence ATGTTAATGCCAAAAAGAACAAAATACAGAAAGCAAATGAAAGGGCGCAATCGTGGGAAAGCCCATCGTGGTAACTCTATTGCGTTTGGGGATATTGCGATTAAAGCCATAGAGCATGGGAGGATTGATTCACGCCAGATTGAATCCGCAAGGGTGGCCATGACAAGGCACATTAAAAGAGCGGGTAAGGTGTGGATTAGAGTATTTCCCGATAAGCCTTTGACCGCTAAGCCTTTAGAAACCAGGATGGGTAAAGGTAAAGGCTCTGTGGAAAAATGGGTGATGAATATCAAGCCGGGCAGAATCGTTTATGAAATGCTAGGCATTGAAGAAGGACTAGCGAGAGAAGCTTTAGCACTAGCTCAGAGCAAACTTCCTTTTAAAACCAAAATTGTAACTTGTGAGAGCGAAAATGAAATATACTGA
- the rpmC gene encoding 50S ribosomal protein L29 encodes MKYTELKDKSIKELEELLHAKKAELFELRVKLKAMQLSNPNEIKKARRNIARINTAINAYYSSSVE; translated from the coding sequence ATGAAATATACTGAATTGAAAGATAAGAGTATCAAGGAATTAGAAGAGTTGTTGCATGCTAAGAAAGCGGAGCTTTTTGAGTTGCGCGTTAAGTTAAAGGCTATGCAATTGAGTAATCCTAACGAGATTAAGAAAGCCAGAAGAAATATCGCTCGCATTAACACGGCTATTAACGCGTATTATTCTTCTAGCGTTGAGTAA
- the rpsQ gene encoding 30S ribosomal protein S17, translating into MNTKEPHKRLVQGKVISKFAEKSAVILVERKVVHEKYRKIVKKFKKYTIHDENNQVKVGDFVSAIECRPLSKTKSFTLKEILVVGV; encoded by the coding sequence ATGAATACAAAAGAGCCGCATAAAAGGCTGGTGCAAGGCAAGGTTATCAGCAAGTTTGCTGAAAAAAGCGCTGTGATTCTTGTGGAAAGAAAAGTGGTGCATGAAAAATACCGCAAGATTGTTAAAAAGTTCAAAAAATACACCATCCATGATGAAAACAATCAGGTGAAAGTAGGGGATTTTGTGAGTGCGATTGAGTGCAGACCGCTTTCTAAAACCAAGTCTTTCACGCTTAAAGAAATTTTAGTAGTGGGAGTATAA
- the rplN gene encoding 50S ribosomal protein L14 encodes MIQSFTRLNVADNSGAKEIMCIKVLGGSHKRYASVGSVIVASVKKAIPNGKVKRGQVIKAVVVRTKKEIQRKNGSLVRFDDNAAVILDAKKDPVGTRIFGPVSREVRYANFMKIISLAPEVV; translated from the coding sequence ATGATACAGAGTTTTACGAGATTGAATGTCGCTGACAATAGCGGTGCGAAAGAAATCATGTGCATTAAGGTGTTAGGAGGCAGCCACAAACGCTATGCGAGCGTGGGTAGCGTGATCGTGGCTTCCGTGAAAAAAGCTATCCCTAATGGTAAGGTGAAGCGCGGTCAAGTAATCAAAGCCGTTGTGGTGAGAACGAAAAAAGAAATCCAAAGGAAAAATGGTTCTTTGGTGCGTTTTGATGACAATGCAGCAGTGATTTTGGACGCTAAAAAAGATCCGGTTGGCACAAGGATTTTTGGGCCCGTGAGCCGAGAAGTGCGTTACGCTAATTTCATGAAAATTATTTCTCTAGCGCCGGAGGTTGTATAA